One window of Strigops habroptila isolate Jane chromosome Z, bStrHab1.2.pri, whole genome shotgun sequence genomic DNA carries:
- the UBAP1 gene encoding ubiquitin-associated protein 1 isoform X1, translating to MASKKLGSDSHGPFSYLDDVPFKIGDKFKTPAKVGLPIGFCLPDSSQLVREAQYDFSLEKKTIEWSEDIKKIQAAQREAERKAEAEGLASSKSAPEDSNKMGFSEGPCPEAMPPPINPVLASLQHNNILTPTPANSSAVKQKVLSPPRPKADFNPADFECEEDPFDKLELKTIDDKEELKNILEIHVGTTGPIVAQLLDNTLPKGGSESVLQDEEVLASIEKATLDFKPLHKPNGFITLPQLGNCEKMSLSSKVSLSPITSVSNIKSLSFPKLDSDESDQKSSKLTSTFHSTTCLRNGTLLSSLQTCAQSKASELNGHHMVGFSALNEDSGMETSTLSSSSRLPSMAVSTVCTEEEPPQSTATTVHPDYKETEIPVVTHQNFPVSKVPNNTSRAKWPGGPSPELQQALSASERQCIETVVNMGYSPENVLKAMKKKGQNIDQVLDYLFAHGQLCEKGFDPLLVEAALEMHQCSEEKITELLQLMSQFKEMGFELKDIKEVLLLHNNDRHNALEDLMARAGAS from the exons GGCCCTTCAGTTATCTTGATGATGTCCCATTTAAGATAGGAGACAAATTCAAAACCCCAGCGAAGGTTGGATTACCCATTGGTTTCTGCCTGCCTGATTCTTCTCAGCTTGTCAGAGAAGCCCAG TATGACTTCtcacttgaaaagaaaacaattgagTGGTCTGAAGACATCAAAAAAATCCAAGCTGCCCAGAGGGAAGCTGAACGcaaggcagaagcagaaggaCTAGCAAGCTCAAAATCAGCTCCAGAGGACAGCAACAAGATGGGGTTCTCAGAGGGACCTTGCCCTGAGGCCATGCCTCCTCCTATCAACCCTGTTCTTGCTAGCCTGCAGCACAATAATATCCTGACTCCCACACCAGCCAACAGCAGCGCTGTGAAGCAGAAGGTTCTCAGTCCACCTCGTCCAAAAGCAGACTTCAACCCGGCTGATTTTGAATGTGAAGAAGACCCATTTGATAAACTGGAATTAAAAACTATCGATGATaaggaggaattaaaaaatattcttgaaatTCATGTTGGTACTACTGGGCCAATTGTTGCCCAGCTGTTAGATAACACCTTGCCCAAAGGAGGGTCTGAGTCTGTGCTGCAAGATGAGGAAGTTCTGGCATCCATAGAAAAGGCCACATTGGACTTCAAGCCCCTTCACAAACCCAATGGCTTTATCACTTTACCGCAGTTGGGAAACTGTGAAAAGATGTCCTTGTCTTCCAAAGTGTCCCTGTCCCCTATCACTTCCGTGAGCAATATCAAATCCCTGTCCTTTCCTAAACTTGACTCCGATGAGAGTGATCAGAAATCATCAAAGCTCACAAGCACTTTCCATAGCACTACCTGTCTCCGGAATGGCACTTTGCTCAGCTCTTTGCAGACCTGTGCTCAGAGCAAAGCTAGTGAACTGAATGGACACCACATGGTTGGTTTTTCTGCTCTAAATGAGGACAGTGGCATGGAGACATCAACATTATCCTCTTCATCCAGGCTGCCTTCCATGGCTGTGTCGACAGTTTGTACAGAAGAAGAACCACCTCAAAGCACAGCGACTACG GTACACCCAGACTacaaggaaacagaaatccCTGTG GTAACACACCAAAATTTCCCAGTGTCTAAAGTGCCCAATAACACCAGCCGTGCAAAGTGGCCGGGTGGCCCCTCTCCAGAGCTACAGCAGGCGCTCTCCGCTAGCGAGAGGCAGTGCATAGAGACAGTCGTCAACATGGGGTACTCGCCTGAGAACGTCCTGAAAGCCATGAAGAAGAAGGGACAGAACATAGACCAG GTTCTGGATTACCTGTTTGCACATGGACAGCTTTGTGAGAAGGGTTTTGATCCACTTCTTGTTGAAGCAGCTTTGGAAATGCATCAGTGTTCAGAGGAGAAG ATCACAGAACTCCTCCAGCTAATGAGTCAATTTAAAGAAATGGGCTTTGAACTAAAAGACATTAAGGAGGTCTTATTATTACATAACAACGACCGGCACAACGCTTTGGAAGATCTAATGGCTCGCGCAGGAGCCAGCTGA
- the UBAP1 gene encoding ubiquitin-associated protein 1 isoform X4, with protein MASKKLGSDSHGPFSYLDDVPFKIGDKFKTPAKVGLPIGFCLPDSSQLVREAQYDFSLEKKTIEWSEDIKKIQAAQREAERKAEAEGLASSKSAPEDSNKMGFSEGPCPEAMPPPINPVLASLQHNNILTPTPANSSAVKQKVLSPPRPKADFNPADFECEEDPFDKLELKTIDDKEELKNILEIHVGTTGPIVAQLLDNTLPKGGSESVLQDEEVLASIEKATLDFKPLHKPNGFITLPQLGNCEKMSLSSKVSLSPITSVSNIKSLSFPKLDSDESDQKSSKLTSTFHSTTCLRNGTLLSSLQTCAQSKASELNGHHMVGFSALNEDSGMETSTLSSSSRLPSMAVSTVCTEEEPPQSTATTVHPDYKETEIPVVLDYLFAHGQLCEKGFDPLLVEAALEMHQCSEEKITELLQLMSQFKEMGFELKDIKEVLLLHNNDRHNALEDLMARAGAS; from the exons GGCCCTTCAGTTATCTTGATGATGTCCCATTTAAGATAGGAGACAAATTCAAAACCCCAGCGAAGGTTGGATTACCCATTGGTTTCTGCCTGCCTGATTCTTCTCAGCTTGTCAGAGAAGCCCAG TATGACTTCtcacttgaaaagaaaacaattgagTGGTCTGAAGACATCAAAAAAATCCAAGCTGCCCAGAGGGAAGCTGAACGcaaggcagaagcagaaggaCTAGCAAGCTCAAAATCAGCTCCAGAGGACAGCAACAAGATGGGGTTCTCAGAGGGACCTTGCCCTGAGGCCATGCCTCCTCCTATCAACCCTGTTCTTGCTAGCCTGCAGCACAATAATATCCTGACTCCCACACCAGCCAACAGCAGCGCTGTGAAGCAGAAGGTTCTCAGTCCACCTCGTCCAAAAGCAGACTTCAACCCGGCTGATTTTGAATGTGAAGAAGACCCATTTGATAAACTGGAATTAAAAACTATCGATGATaaggaggaattaaaaaatattcttgaaatTCATGTTGGTACTACTGGGCCAATTGTTGCCCAGCTGTTAGATAACACCTTGCCCAAAGGAGGGTCTGAGTCTGTGCTGCAAGATGAGGAAGTTCTGGCATCCATAGAAAAGGCCACATTGGACTTCAAGCCCCTTCACAAACCCAATGGCTTTATCACTTTACCGCAGTTGGGAAACTGTGAAAAGATGTCCTTGTCTTCCAAAGTGTCCCTGTCCCCTATCACTTCCGTGAGCAATATCAAATCCCTGTCCTTTCCTAAACTTGACTCCGATGAGAGTGATCAGAAATCATCAAAGCTCACAAGCACTTTCCATAGCACTACCTGTCTCCGGAATGGCACTTTGCTCAGCTCTTTGCAGACCTGTGCTCAGAGCAAAGCTAGTGAACTGAATGGACACCACATGGTTGGTTTTTCTGCTCTAAATGAGGACAGTGGCATGGAGACATCAACATTATCCTCTTCATCCAGGCTGCCTTCCATGGCTGTGTCGACAGTTTGTACAGAAGAAGAACCACCTCAAAGCACAGCGACTACG GTACACCCAGACTacaaggaaacagaaatccCTGTG GTTCTGGATTACCTGTTTGCACATGGACAGCTTTGTGAGAAGGGTTTTGATCCACTTCTTGTTGAAGCAGCTTTGGAAATGCATCAGTGTTCAGAGGAGAAG ATCACAGAACTCCTCCAGCTAATGAGTCAATTTAAAGAAATGGGCTTTGAACTAAAAGACATTAAGGAGGTCTTATTATTACATAACAACGACCGGCACAACGCTTTGGAAGATCTAATGGCTCGCGCAGGAGCCAGCTGA
- the UBAP1 gene encoding ubiquitin-associated protein 1 isoform X2, translating into MASKKLGSDSHGPFSYLDDVPFKIGDKFKTPAKVGLPIGFCLPDSSQLVREAQYDFSLEKKTIEWSEDIKKIQAAQREAERKAEAEGLASSKSAPEDSNKMGFSEGPCPEAMPPPINPVLASLQHNNILTPTPANSSAVKQKVLSPPRPKADFNPADFECEEDPFDKLELKTIDDKEELKNILEIHVGTTGPIVAQLLDNTLPKGGSESVLQDEEVLASIEKATLDFKPLHKPNGFITLPQLGNCEKMSLSSKVSLSPITSVSNIKSLSFPKLDSDESDQKSSKLTSTFHSTTCLRNGTLLSSLQTCAQSKASELNGHHMVGFSALNEDSGMETSTLSSSSRLPSMAVSTVCTEEEPPQSTATTVHPDYKETEIPVVTHQNFPVSKVPNNTSRAKWPGGPSPELQQALSASERQCIETVVNMGYSPENVLKAMKKKGQNIDQVLDYLFAHGQLCEKGFDPLLVEAALEMHQCSEEKVRAQYAKP; encoded by the exons GGCCCTTCAGTTATCTTGATGATGTCCCATTTAAGATAGGAGACAAATTCAAAACCCCAGCGAAGGTTGGATTACCCATTGGTTTCTGCCTGCCTGATTCTTCTCAGCTTGTCAGAGAAGCCCAG TATGACTTCtcacttgaaaagaaaacaattgagTGGTCTGAAGACATCAAAAAAATCCAAGCTGCCCAGAGGGAAGCTGAACGcaaggcagaagcagaaggaCTAGCAAGCTCAAAATCAGCTCCAGAGGACAGCAACAAGATGGGGTTCTCAGAGGGACCTTGCCCTGAGGCCATGCCTCCTCCTATCAACCCTGTTCTTGCTAGCCTGCAGCACAATAATATCCTGACTCCCACACCAGCCAACAGCAGCGCTGTGAAGCAGAAGGTTCTCAGTCCACCTCGTCCAAAAGCAGACTTCAACCCGGCTGATTTTGAATGTGAAGAAGACCCATTTGATAAACTGGAATTAAAAACTATCGATGATaaggaggaattaaaaaatattcttgaaatTCATGTTGGTACTACTGGGCCAATTGTTGCCCAGCTGTTAGATAACACCTTGCCCAAAGGAGGGTCTGAGTCTGTGCTGCAAGATGAGGAAGTTCTGGCATCCATAGAAAAGGCCACATTGGACTTCAAGCCCCTTCACAAACCCAATGGCTTTATCACTTTACCGCAGTTGGGAAACTGTGAAAAGATGTCCTTGTCTTCCAAAGTGTCCCTGTCCCCTATCACTTCCGTGAGCAATATCAAATCCCTGTCCTTTCCTAAACTTGACTCCGATGAGAGTGATCAGAAATCATCAAAGCTCACAAGCACTTTCCATAGCACTACCTGTCTCCGGAATGGCACTTTGCTCAGCTCTTTGCAGACCTGTGCTCAGAGCAAAGCTAGTGAACTGAATGGACACCACATGGTTGGTTTTTCTGCTCTAAATGAGGACAGTGGCATGGAGACATCAACATTATCCTCTTCATCCAGGCTGCCTTCCATGGCTGTGTCGACAGTTTGTACAGAAGAAGAACCACCTCAAAGCACAGCGACTACG GTACACCCAGACTacaaggaaacagaaatccCTGTG GTAACACACCAAAATTTCCCAGTGTCTAAAGTGCCCAATAACACCAGCCGTGCAAAGTGGCCGGGTGGCCCCTCTCCAGAGCTACAGCAGGCGCTCTCCGCTAGCGAGAGGCAGTGCATAGAGACAGTCGTCAACATGGGGTACTCGCCTGAGAACGTCCTGAAAGCCATGAAGAAGAAGGGACAGAACATAGACCAG GTTCTGGATTACCTGTTTGCACATGGACAGCTTTGTGAGAAGGGTTTTGATCCACTTCTTGTTGAAGCAGCTTTGGAAATGCATCAGTGTTCAGAGGAGAAGGTGAGGGCGCAGTATGCTAAGCCATAG
- the UBAP1 gene encoding ubiquitin-associated protein 1 isoform X3, which produces MASKKLGSDSHGPFSYLDDVPFKIGDKFKTPAKVGLPIGFCLPDSSQLVREAQYDFSLEKKTIEWSEDIKKIQAAQREAERKAEAEGLASSKSAPEDSNKMGFSEGPCPEAMPPPINPVLASLQHNNILTPTPANSSAVKQKVLSPPRPKADFNPADFECEEDPFDKLELKTIDDKEELKNILEIHVGTTGPIVAQLLDNTLPKGGSESVLQDEEVLASIEKATLDFKPLHKPNGFITLPQLGNCEKMSLSSKVSLSPITSVSNIKSLSFPKLDSDESDQKSSKLTSTFHSTTCLRNGTLLSSLQTCAQSKASELNGHHMVGFSALNEDSGMETSTLSSSSRLPSMAVSTVCTEEEPPQSTATTVHPDYKETEIPVVTHQNFPVSKVPNNTSRAKWPGGPSPELQQALSASERQCIETVVNMGYSPENVLKAMKKKGQNIDQGAAATATVMLTTREVVT; this is translated from the exons GGCCCTTCAGTTATCTTGATGATGTCCCATTTAAGATAGGAGACAAATTCAAAACCCCAGCGAAGGTTGGATTACCCATTGGTTTCTGCCTGCCTGATTCTTCTCAGCTTGTCAGAGAAGCCCAG TATGACTTCtcacttgaaaagaaaacaattgagTGGTCTGAAGACATCAAAAAAATCCAAGCTGCCCAGAGGGAAGCTGAACGcaaggcagaagcagaaggaCTAGCAAGCTCAAAATCAGCTCCAGAGGACAGCAACAAGATGGGGTTCTCAGAGGGACCTTGCCCTGAGGCCATGCCTCCTCCTATCAACCCTGTTCTTGCTAGCCTGCAGCACAATAATATCCTGACTCCCACACCAGCCAACAGCAGCGCTGTGAAGCAGAAGGTTCTCAGTCCACCTCGTCCAAAAGCAGACTTCAACCCGGCTGATTTTGAATGTGAAGAAGACCCATTTGATAAACTGGAATTAAAAACTATCGATGATaaggaggaattaaaaaatattcttgaaatTCATGTTGGTACTACTGGGCCAATTGTTGCCCAGCTGTTAGATAACACCTTGCCCAAAGGAGGGTCTGAGTCTGTGCTGCAAGATGAGGAAGTTCTGGCATCCATAGAAAAGGCCACATTGGACTTCAAGCCCCTTCACAAACCCAATGGCTTTATCACTTTACCGCAGTTGGGAAACTGTGAAAAGATGTCCTTGTCTTCCAAAGTGTCCCTGTCCCCTATCACTTCCGTGAGCAATATCAAATCCCTGTCCTTTCCTAAACTTGACTCCGATGAGAGTGATCAGAAATCATCAAAGCTCACAAGCACTTTCCATAGCACTACCTGTCTCCGGAATGGCACTTTGCTCAGCTCTTTGCAGACCTGTGCTCAGAGCAAAGCTAGTGAACTGAATGGACACCACATGGTTGGTTTTTCTGCTCTAAATGAGGACAGTGGCATGGAGACATCAACATTATCCTCTTCATCCAGGCTGCCTTCCATGGCTGTGTCGACAGTTTGTACAGAAGAAGAACCACCTCAAAGCACAGCGACTACG GTACACCCAGACTacaaggaaacagaaatccCTGTG GTAACACACCAAAATTTCCCAGTGTCTAAAGTGCCCAATAACACCAGCCGTGCAAAGTGGCCGGGTGGCCCCTCTCCAGAGCTACAGCAGGCGCTCTCCGCTAGCGAGAGGCAGTGCATAGAGACAGTCGTCAACATGGGGTACTCGCCTGAGAACGTCCTGAAAGCCATGAAGAAGAAGGGACAGAACATAGACCAG ggagctgcagccacagccactGTGATGTTAACCACTAGAGAAGTTGTCACCTAG